From the Osmerus eperlanus chromosome 19, fOsmEpe2.1, whole genome shotgun sequence genome, one window contains:
- the nufip2 gene encoding FMR1-interacting protein NUFIP2 isoform X1, with translation MEEQPKVRAQERRYHPHGEERSPIQLKTSIKNEQIHIQHQETQTKKTGNGKINPSDVEGERIQSADHTAGTPHATTNNGNRHLTNANARQKSTQKVYSSAPPASGLVQIKTMTSDDKARALDVHHCEGQESGNNDSASLQNGEVNSVYITNGFSGDPTPDHAGSGSEGGYTTPKRRRGGRNSIKNCENVTRDGNRDMQHGCASAESEASSPEASDPGAGPSPEASDPGAGPSPEASDPGAGPSPEASDPGAGPRPYGTKSAHKVDHTLPRRTVAPEDVRGDLQRKDSDSKTAGASGKKFEDRTKAKLSSSTKEDSWTLFKPPPVFPVDNSSAKIVPKISYASKVKENLNKPAQAGGELLAPQAPVRLSQVPMSAMKTITSASFTNGPISGDGNGIPSGGTFFASAASSIPPAHSLPCGEKVASSSDSNCSSSINPAAAFETRKCTLFIPLNPLNMQPVLPSARQVDNRASQTHQKALGEIFHNQWGLSFINEPNIGADGGGGEQRGEGKTVPVTFQGECTVAADQPCPYASSPSPEPASVTLDLDRRTSTPGGVSAALGPAPGARDEGASLHHAGLEKSKGEAKSPGALLAASCKHAAAAETVQSSLTTLVSGLSKEQARPRSLDRRCSWGSFDLKAAVNYHTKEMGCILNLQKQDPNRVVIYDEPQRAPDQ, from the exons GTAATGGCAAAATAAACCCCAGTGATGTTGAGGGGGAAAGGATCCAGTCTGCAGATCACACAGCTGGTACCCCACACGCCACCACAAACAATGGTAACAGACATTTGACAAATGCCAACGCGAGACAGAAGTCAACACAAAAGGTTTACTCCTCTGCTCCACCCGCGAGCGGCTTGGTCCAGATTAAGACGATGACTAGTGATGACAAGGCCCGGGCCTTGGACGTCCACCACTGTGAAGGTCAGGAATCGGGAAATAACGACTCTGCGTCGCTCCAGAACGGGGAGGTGAACTCTGTTTATATCACCAACGGTTTCTCCGGCGACCCCACCCCTGACCACGCCGGCAGCGGGTCTGAAGGTGGATACACCACTCCTAAGAGACGCAGGGGGGGAAGGAACAGCATCAAGAACTGTGAGAATGTGACGAGAGACGGGAACAGAGACATGCAGCACGGCTGCGCCTCGGCCGAATCTGAGGCGTCCAGCCCTGAGGCCTCCGACCCCGGGGCCGGCCCCAGCCCTGAGGCCTCTGACCCCGGGGCCGGCCCCAGCCCTGAGGCCTCCGACCCCGGGGCCGGCCCCAGCCCTGAGGCCTCCGACCCCGGGGCCGGCCCCAGACCCTACGGCACCAAGTCAGCCCATAAAGTAGACCACACATTACCAAGACGGACAGTGGCTCCCGAGGATGTGAGGGGAGACCTGCAGAGGAAAGACTCTGACAGTAAGACAGCAGGCGCTTCTGGTAAAAAGTTTGAGGACCGGACCAAAGCCAAGCTCTCTTCCTCAACTAAAGAGGATTCTTGGACTTTGTTCAAGCCCCCTCCAGTGTTTCCTGTGGACAACAGCAGTGCTAAAATCGTGCCCAAGATCAGTTATGCAAGTAAAGTGAAGGAAAACCTAAACAAGCCAgcccaggctggaggagagtTGCTGGCTCCTCAGGCACCTGTCAGACTGTCACAGGTCCCCATGTCTGCTATGAAAACCATCACCTCAGCTAGCTTTACTAACGGACCCATTTCTGGAGATGGAAACGGCATCCCGTCTGGCGGTACCTTCTTTGCTTCTGCTGCTAGTAGTATCCCACcagcccactctctcccctgcgGCGAGAAAGTAGCATCTTCTTCGGACAGTAACTGTAGCTCCTCAATCAATCCCGCAGCAGCTTTTGAAACGAGGAAGTGTACTCTTTTCATTCCCTTAAACCCTTTAAATATGCAACCTGTGCTCCCCAGCGCTCGTCAAGTGGACAACCGAGCGTCTCAGACACATCAGAAGGCCCTGGGAGAAATCTTCCACAATCAGTGGGGGCTCTCCTTCATCAACGAGCCCAACATtggagctgatggaggaggCGGCGAGCAGCGCGGGGAGGGGAAGACCGTGCCGGTCACTTTTCAAGGGGAGTGTACTGTCGCTGCAGACCAGCCATGTCCTTACGCAAGCTCCCCTAGCCCTGAGCCTGCCAGCGTTACTCTAGACCTGGACAGACGGACTAGTACCCCCGGTGGTGTGTCTGCTGCTCTCGGCCCTGCTCCAGGGGCGAGGGACGAAGGAGCCAGCCTTCATCATGCTGGCCTGGAGAAGTCGAAGGGCGAGGCGAAGAGTCCGGGTGCATTGCTGGCTGCTTCCTGTAAacacgctgctgctgctgagacAGTCCAGTCGTCGTTGACCACCCTGGTGTCGGGTCTCTCTAAGGAGCAGGCACGGCCCAGGAGCCTGGACCGAAGGTGTAGCTGGGGGTCGTTTGATCTTAAAGCTGCTGTTAATTATCACACTAAAG AAATGGGATGCATCTTAAATTTGCAAAAACAAG ATCCAAATAGAGTGGTCATTTACGATGAGCCCCAGCGTGCACCAGACCAGTGA
- the nufip2 gene encoding FMR1-interacting protein NUFIP2 isoform X2 gives MEEQPKVRAQERRYHPHGEERSPIQLKTSIKNEQIHIQHQETQTKKTGNGKINPSDVEGERIQSADHTAGTPHATTNNGNRHLTNANARQKSTQKVYSSAPPASGLVQIKTMTSDDKARALDVHHCEGQESGNNDSASLQNGEVNSVYITNGFSGDPTPDHAGSGSEGGYTTPKRRRGGRNSIKNCENVTRDGNRDMQHGCASAESEASSPEASDPGAGPSPEASDPGAGPSPEASDPGAGPRPYGTKSAHKVDHTLPRRTVAPEDVRGDLQRKDSDSKTAGASGKKFEDRTKAKLSSSTKEDSWTLFKPPPVFPVDNSSAKIVPKISYASKVKENLNKPAQAGGELLAPQAPVRLSQVPMSAMKTITSASFTNGPISGDGNGIPSGGTFFASAASSIPPAHSLPCGEKVASSSDSNCSSSINPAAAFETRKCTLFIPLNPLNMQPVLPSARQVDNRASQTHQKALGEIFHNQWGLSFINEPNIGADGGGGEQRGEGKTVPVTFQGECTVAADQPCPYASSPSPEPASVTLDLDRRTSTPGGVSAALGPAPGARDEGASLHHAGLEKSKGEAKSPGALLAASCKHAAAAETVQSSLTTLVSGLSKEQARPRSLDRRCSWGSFDLKAAVNYHTKEMGCILNLQKQDPNRVVIYDEPQRAPDQ, from the exons GTAATGGCAAAATAAACCCCAGTGATGTTGAGGGGGAAAGGATCCAGTCTGCAGATCACACAGCTGGTACCCCACACGCCACCACAAACAATGGTAACAGACATTTGACAAATGCCAACGCGAGACAGAAGTCAACACAAAAGGTTTACTCCTCTGCTCCACCCGCGAGCGGCTTGGTCCAGATTAAGACGATGACTAGTGATGACAAGGCCCGGGCCTTGGACGTCCACCACTGTGAAGGTCAGGAATCGGGAAATAACGACTCTGCGTCGCTCCAGAACGGGGAGGTGAACTCTGTTTATATCACCAACGGTTTCTCCGGCGACCCCACCCCTGACCACGCCGGCAGCGGGTCTGAAGGTGGATACACCACTCCTAAGAGACGCAGGGGGGGAAGGAACAGCATCAAGAACTGTGAGAATGTGACGAGAGACGGGAACAGAGACATGCAGCACGGCTGCGCCTCGGCCGAATCTGAGGCGTCCAGCCCTGAGGCCTCCGACCCCGGGGCCGGCCCCAGCCCTGAG GCCTCCGACCCCGGGGCCGGCCCCAGCCCTGAGGCCTCCGACCCCGGGGCCGGCCCCAGACCCTACGGCACCAAGTCAGCCCATAAAGTAGACCACACATTACCAAGACGGACAGTGGCTCCCGAGGATGTGAGGGGAGACCTGCAGAGGAAAGACTCTGACAGTAAGACAGCAGGCGCTTCTGGTAAAAAGTTTGAGGACCGGACCAAAGCCAAGCTCTCTTCCTCAACTAAAGAGGATTCTTGGACTTTGTTCAAGCCCCCTCCAGTGTTTCCTGTGGACAACAGCAGTGCTAAAATCGTGCCCAAGATCAGTTATGCAAGTAAAGTGAAGGAAAACCTAAACAAGCCAgcccaggctggaggagagtTGCTGGCTCCTCAGGCACCTGTCAGACTGTCACAGGTCCCCATGTCTGCTATGAAAACCATCACCTCAGCTAGCTTTACTAACGGACCCATTTCTGGAGATGGAAACGGCATCCCGTCTGGCGGTACCTTCTTTGCTTCTGCTGCTAGTAGTATCCCACcagcccactctctcccctgcgGCGAGAAAGTAGCATCTTCTTCGGACAGTAACTGTAGCTCCTCAATCAATCCCGCAGCAGCTTTTGAAACGAGGAAGTGTACTCTTTTCATTCCCTTAAACCCTTTAAATATGCAACCTGTGCTCCCCAGCGCTCGTCAAGTGGACAACCGAGCGTCTCAGACACATCAGAAGGCCCTGGGAGAAATCTTCCACAATCAGTGGGGGCTCTCCTTCATCAACGAGCCCAACATtggagctgatggaggaggCGGCGAGCAGCGCGGGGAGGGGAAGACCGTGCCGGTCACTTTTCAAGGGGAGTGTACTGTCGCTGCAGACCAGCCATGTCCTTACGCAAGCTCCCCTAGCCCTGAGCCTGCCAGCGTTACTCTAGACCTGGACAGACGGACTAGTACCCCCGGTGGTGTGTCTGCTGCTCTCGGCCCTGCTCCAGGGGCGAGGGACGAAGGAGCCAGCCTTCATCATGCTGGCCTGGAGAAGTCGAAGGGCGAGGCGAAGAGTCCGGGTGCATTGCTGGCTGCTTCCTGTAAacacgctgctgctgctgagacAGTCCAGTCGTCGTTGACCACCCTGGTGTCGGGTCTCTCTAAGGAGCAGGCACGGCCCAGGAGCCTGGACCGAAGGTGTAGCTGGGGGTCGTTTGATCTTAAAGCTGCTGTTAATTATCACACTAAAG AAATGGGATGCATCTTAAATTTGCAAAAACAAG ATCCAAATAGAGTGGTCATTTACGATGAGCCCCAGCGTGCACCAGACCAGTGA